A stretch of DNA from Nitrospira sp. KM1:
GGGTGTCTATCTGGGGGTATGGCCGTTGGTCGGTTCGAACGAGATCGAGGTCGCGCACCGCCTGCGTGATGAAATGGAGCGCATCAGACCGACCCTGCCCAAAGACATCGACATGCGGTTGGTCTGGGACGGAACGATGTTCATGGAAAACGCGTTGAAGGAGATTACCAAAACACTCGGTGAGACGATTTTAATCGTCGCCGTCGTCGTCTTCCTCTTCATGGGTTCGGTGCGCACGGCGCTCGTCCCATTGGTGGCCATGCCCATTTCGCTGGTTGGCGCGGCCATCTTCATGTACACGTTCGGCTTCAGTTTGAATCTTCTGACCATTCTGGCCATCGTCCTGTCGGTTGGGCTGGTGGTCGACGACGCGATCGTCGTCGTCGAAAACGTCGAGCGCCATGTCCGACTGGGCAAATCCAGAATCGAGGCCGCATTGGTCGGCGCCCGCGAACTGGTCGGCCCAATTATCGCCATGACGATCACGCTGGCTGCGGTCTACGCGCCGATCGGCTTTCAGGGCGGATTGACGGGTTCGCTCTTCTTGGAATTTGCGATCACACTGGCCGCCGCCGTGGTGCTTTCCGGCATCGTGGCGGTGACGCTGTCTCCTGTGATGAGTTCGCGTTTCGTCCATGCTCAGGGAGAGGAAGGCCGCTTTACCAAATTCGTCAATGGTGCGTTCGAGCTGGTGCGTCGGCTGTACGCCCGGATGCTCGATGCGGCGCTTGAAATGCGCTGGGCGATCGTCGCAGCCTCGTTGCTGGTCATGGTGGCGGCTTGGCCGCTCTACATGTTTTCCAAGCAGGAACTCGCGCCAGTCGAGGATCAGAGCCACATCAGTCTGTTTCTCGAAGCCTCGCCGGATTCGACCTTGGAGGCGAGCAACCGGGACACGATGAAGGTCGTGGATGCGGTCACGGCATTTCCGGAAGCGCGATTCATGTGGTCGTTGACGACGGCTTGGGGCGGGTTTGGCGGCATGGTGGCCAAGGACTGGCACGAGCGGACCCGTTCGACGGAGGAACTGTTCGGACAGGTCTTCGGCGCGGTGTCGCAGGTCCCGGGGCTGCGGGTCTTTCCCCGACTCGATCCCCCGCTGCCGACGCCCGGTCAATACGATGTCGAACTGGTGCTGCAGAGCGATGCCCCGGTAGGACAGATGATGGAAACGGCCGGGGCGGTTCTCGGAGCCGGTTGGCAAAGCGGCAAATTCTTGTATGTCGATACCGATCTGAAAATCGACTTGCCGGAAGCCCGAGTGGTTCTGGATCGGGAGCGGCTCGCGGATCTTGGATTCGATCTGGCCGGTGTCGGGCGTGAACTCGGCACGCTGCTCGGCGGTGCGTACGTCAATCGGTTCAATTTCTTCGATCGCAGCTATAAAGTGATTCCGCAGATCGGTGATCGAGACCGGGCAACGGTCGGACCGCTGCTCGATCTCAAAATCAAGACGCCGGGCGGGCAACTCGTTCCCGTATCGACCTTTACGCACATAGAGTCGAGTACGGCGCCGCGCACCTTGAACCGGTTTCAGCAGCGCAACGCCGTGAGAATTTTCGGCGGAGTCAAGCCGGGCGTGACGAAGGACGAAGGGTTGCGGGTGCTCGAACAGGCAGTCGGTTCGACGGGGGGCTCGCGCGTGGTGCTCGATTATGCCGGCGAATCACGGCAGATCCGTCATGAAGGATCCGCTCTCACGGTCACACTCGGCTTCGCCATCGTCCTGATTTATCTGGTCCTGGCTGCGCAATTTCAGAGTTTTCGCGATCCGCTGATCGTCCTGCTCGGCTCAGTACCGCTGGCGATCTCGGGAGCGTTGGTCTTCAGTTTTCTCGATCTCACCACCATCAACATTTATTCACAGGTCGGGTTGATCACTCTTGTGGGATTAATCGCTAAAAACGGCATTCTCATCGTAGAGTTTGCCAACACGCTCCAGGCCCGTGGCCTGCCCAAGATCGATGCGTTGCGTGAAGCGTCGGTGACCCGGCTACGACCTGTACTGATGACCTCCGCGGCCACCGTCTTTGGCCATCTTCCTTTGGTGCTCGCCACCGGGCCCGGAGCGGCGGCGCGCAATAGCATCGGAGCCGTACTCGTCACCGGCATGACGGTGGGAACGCTGTTTACGCTGTTCGTCGTACCGGTGTTCTACTCGCTGATCGCCGCACAGCATCAACCGGACCGCCCGAATGTCGCCACGGGCGACGTTCGGCCGAGATCAACCGGCCATCCGGTTCCCACACCCTCCTTTGTAGAAACGTAACGCGGTCGCTGCCGACGTCTCGGCTCGTGCCGAGATATCGGCAGTCCCGATTCGTCACATTAAGCATGGCTTAGATATAAGTCTTGATTCATGATAATTTTCAATATTTTAGGAGAAGGCTCTTTATTCATGGCAAGGAACGGGCTTTGCCATGGCCAGGTATTAGATAAGGAGCTGACGATGCTAAAAATAAGTGAACGACAGGAGAAGGACGAAGGTCCCATTTCTCTGATTCTTGAAGGGCGCCTCGCCGGTCCATGGGTGGGAGAAGCCGACCTCTATTGGGGCCGTATCGCTGCTGCCCAGCGAAGTCACGCAGCGGTCGATTTGAGCGGTTTGACTTTCGTCGATGCGGACGGCAAGGCGCTCCTCACTCGAATGTGGCAAGACGGAGCCCGGTTATCCGCGACCGGATGTTTAATGAGATGTCTTGTCGAGGAAATTACCGGAAAAGGTCAGAAACGGTCAGACCTAACCAAGCAGTGTTCGGATTAACTTCTCGGAGGTGATCATGGAATCGATCACAGCAATCACCCTGACAATTGCTTTACAGGTGTCGATCATTTTCATTGCGGGTCTTTCATGGTGCTATGCGGCGTTCAAAGTGGCCCGTGCAGCACACAATAGGAAACTGCGACGGGACCTCGAATGATGAACACACGCGTGAAGATGATAGGTCCCGGCGTTCAGCCGCGCATGCTGATGCTCGCGGTGGCCGTGGTTCTTGGACTGAGCGGTTGCAGGCAGGAGGCCGGCTCTGCCCCCCCGCAGCAGCTGCCTCAGGTTGAGGTGGTCACCGTGACGACACAGACGGTGCCCGATGAGCCGGAATTTATCGGCCAGGCGGAAGCCTCGCGCCCCGTGGAGATCCGATCGCAGGTCACAGGCATTTTGAAGGCCGTGCTCTATCCCGAGGGGCGCGATGTGAAAAAGGGAGACCGGCTGTATCAAATCGATCCGGTTCCATTTCAAGCGGCCGCGGCCGGCGCCAAGGCCAAGATCGCGCAAGCCGAGGCAAAGGTCGTTCAGGCAAAGCAGGATCTTGCGCGAGTCAAGCCCCTCTTGGCCGATCAGGCCGTGAGTCAGAAAGATGTCGACGATGCCATTGCCGCGGATCTCTCAGCCAAGGCTGCGGTTCAAGGTGCCAAGGCCGATCTGATCAAAGCTCAATTCGATTTGGACAATACGCTGATCATCGCGCCGATCGCCGGGTTGATCGAGCGAAGCCGCTACTACGAAGGCCGTCTGGTCTCGGCTCAGACCGATTTGCTGACCACCATTCATCGTGTCGATCCGATGTACGTTGTCGTGAGCGTTCCGGAGACGTTCCTTTT
This window harbors:
- a CDS encoding efflux RND transporter permease subunit; the encoded protein is MRRFTDIFIKHPVLAVVVNLVIVLVGWRALTVLPLQQYPKIESSSIIITTVYYGAAAETVRGFLTTPIERVVSAISGVDYLESTSRAGVSTVTVHLKLNHNSTAALAEVTARLQQVRSELPPEAEPPVVEVQRADRPYASFYLSFTSSERSVPAVTDWLVRTLQPQLATLAGVQRVTIEGGRQIAMRIWIDPDRLAMFNLSPGDVQAALRRNNYLAAVGRTKGNQVQVNLLANTDLRSTEEFEHLIVADRGGAIVRLSDVARVELGAEEAEMVAKYGKTEGVYLGVWPLVGSNEIEVAHRLRDEMERIRPTLPKDIDMRLVWDGTMFMENALKEITKTLGETILIVAVVVFLFMGSVRTALVPLVAMPISLVGAAIFMYTFGFSLNLLTILAIVLSVGLVVDDAIVVVENVERHVRLGKSRIEAALVGARELVGPIIAMTITLAAVYAPIGFQGGLTGSLFLEFAITLAAAVVLSGIVAVTLSPVMSSRFVHAQGEEGRFTKFVNGAFELVRRLYARMLDAALEMRWAIVAASLLVMVAAWPLYMFSKQELAPVEDQSHISLFLEASPDSTLEASNRDTMKVVDAVTAFPEARFMWSLTTAWGGFGGMVAKDWHERTRSTEELFGQVFGAVSQVPGLRVFPRLDPPLPTPGQYDVELVLQSDAPVGQMMETAGAVLGAGWQSGKFLYVDTDLKIDLPEARVVLDRERLADLGFDLAGVGRELGTLLGGAYVNRFNFFDRSYKVIPQIGDRDRATVGPLLDLKIKTPGGQLVPVSTFTHIESSTAPRTLNRFQQRNAVRIFGGVKPGVTKDEGLRVLEQAVGSTGGSRVVLDYAGESRQIRHEGSALTVTLGFAIVLIYLVLAAQFQSFRDPLIVLLGSVPLAISGALVFSFLDLTTINIYSQVGLITLVGLIAKNGILIVEFANTLQARGLPKIDALREASVTRLRPVLMTSAATVFGHLPLVLATGPGAAARNSIGAVLVTGMTVGTLFTLFVVPVFYSLIAAQHQPDRPNVATGDVRPRSTGHPVPTPSFVET
- a CDS encoding efflux RND transporter periplasmic adaptor subunit, whose product is MIGPGVQPRMLMLAVAVVLGLSGCRQEAGSAPPQQLPQVEVVTVTTQTVPDEPEFIGQAEASRPVEIRSQVTGILKAVLYPEGRDVKKGDRLYQIDPVPFQAAAAGAKAKIAQAEAKVVQAKQDLARVKPLLADQAVSQKDVDDAIAADLSAKAAVQGAKADLIKAQFDLDNTLIIAPIAGLIERSRYYEGRLVSAQTDLLTTIHRVDPMYVVVSVPETFLLKRQRDIEQKKIEHPGVYQLRGVLKLMDGTLYPQEGVLDLMEPGLRTETGSRQVRMTFANPKRALLPGQFVNVKFKGDAKPNAVLIPQRSVQQGPQGPFVYVVGPEDKIEIRNVQASAWQGDQWLIDSGLQTGERVVVNGLMKIGPGALVNAVPLGAVPSTETAPPTEPKQG